The following are encoded in a window of Desulfopila inferna genomic DNA:
- the mscL gene encoding large conductance mechanosensitive channel protein MscL: MDPVEQSPRFGAGKRATSFWGEFKNFAFKGNVIDLAVGVVIGIAFGKIIDSLVNHLIMPLIGVIFPGEQGYLSWKWVINGQEIPYGLLLGEIINFLIVALALFIFTVKIVGMMRKEEKKEAAVPPAPTREEELLTEIRDLLKHKSA, from the coding sequence ATGGATCCTGTCGAACAATCACCTCGGTTCGGTGCCGGGAAGAGAGCCACCTCATTCTGGGGGGAGTTTAAGAACTTTGCTTTCAAGGGGAATGTGATCGACCTCGCCGTTGGCGTGGTCATCGGCATTGCCTTCGGCAAGATCATCGATTCCCTCGTCAATCACTTGATCATGCCGCTCATCGGTGTAATTTTTCCCGGAGAACAAGGCTACCTCAGCTGGAAATGGGTGATCAACGGCCAGGAGATTCCCTATGGTTTGCTGCTTGGAGAAATCATTAACTTCCTGATTGTGGCGCTGGCGCTGTTCATCTTCACTGTGAAGATTGTCGGCATGATGAGGAAGGAAGAGAAAAAGGAGGCCGCTGTTCCGCCGGCGCCAACCAGGGAGGAGGAATTGCTGACCGAGATCCGTGACCTGTTAAAGCACAAATCAGCCTGA
- a CDS encoding ATP-binding protein, whose product MKENEIRSSEEFSQKLAEKDRLYREKSRWLDNLHHLLDDMTAGVGIAEIIPGPDGETLDFRILEINETLGRLLNVLPKEVPGTTILQLLPNAEKSWLQIFGDVVIHRKPAQFEKYSSHFEKWFKVQASSPDPGVLHFLLIDITAAKQAEQELAKNRLLLDQADQLSLSGAWEWIIGTNQYTFSPGWLSIHGCRKAPHTRDEIMALTHPDDRTAIMDELANARKNFENYFIEHRIIRQDNGKVHYVHVDGQLDIGPSGEISRIYGITRDITEQKISEKANQRQNMLMSGINSIFAAVVKSADDKEFGSTCLSVVERVTKSPLSLLGETGSDGYLRDIATFNPTWEKCSLINQQDPRNKPWLPHLEGLYATVFKEGIGLLTNDPAAHPDSRGVPPGHPELKCFMAAPLKLGGNTTGMISVANRDGGYTDEDLAALKTLARVISECLSQRRAQKALIDQEIRYRNLFMSSPDAIFVNLEGEISLVNDACIRMFGARTAKDLLGKSPCDLYHPDYHLLIGERIMRIWEHHESLPPYEAKIIRLDGRPVDVEATSAGFLFGESRAIHVILRDITKRKQSEKDLERSNKELEEFAYAISHDLQEPIRSIIGFLQLYIAKKQTDKIDDKALMYLDRAIAASHRMKSLIGNLLSLSRVSTNGFKVAPTELNHAVGTVLENLHSTLKARNVAVICHDLPVLTVDASLIQRLFQNLIANAIKYNTSHAPTVKIGCRPSADGYEFFVKDNGIGIEQKFQERIFKPFQRLHSDQEYEGMGMGLTLCKKIVLRHHGRIWVDSQPGKGTTVYFTLSASLGGHDFSSGAAHL is encoded by the coding sequence ATGAAAGAGAATGAGATCAGATCGAGTGAAGAGTTTTCACAAAAGCTAGCAGAAAAAGATCGTCTGTATCGGGAAAAATCCCGTTGGCTGGATAATCTTCACCATCTCCTTGACGATATGACGGCGGGTGTCGGCATTGCCGAAATCATCCCCGGTCCGGATGGTGAGACCCTCGATTTCCGCATCCTTGAAATAAACGAAACCCTTGGCCGTCTTCTCAATGTTCTCCCAAAGGAGGTCCCTGGCACAACCATCCTGCAATTACTGCCGAATGCAGAAAAGAGCTGGCTGCAAATATTTGGCGATGTTGTAATACATCGGAAACCAGCCCAATTCGAGAAGTACAGTTCCCATTTTGAGAAATGGTTCAAGGTGCAGGCTTCCTCACCTGATCCGGGCGTTTTGCATTTTCTCCTCATTGATATCACCGCCGCCAAGCAGGCGGAACAGGAACTTGCAAAAAACCGTCTGCTTCTCGATCAGGCGGACCAGCTCTCCCTTTCGGGTGCATGGGAATGGATAATTGGAACGAATCAATACACTTTCTCTCCTGGGTGGCTTTCTATCCACGGCTGCAGGAAGGCTCCGCACACACGGGATGAAATTATGGCATTGACTCATCCGGATGATCGCACAGCCATAATGGATGAGTTGGCGAATGCACGAAAAAATTTCGAAAATTACTTCATCGAGCACCGTATCATCCGCCAGGATAACGGCAAGGTCCACTATGTCCACGTGGATGGACAGTTGGACATAGGCCCTTCCGGGGAGATTAGCAGGATCTATGGAATAACCAGGGATATCACCGAACAAAAAATATCGGAAAAGGCAAATCAACGGCAAAATATGCTGATGAGCGGAATCAACAGCATTTTCGCCGCAGTGGTCAAGAGTGCCGACGATAAGGAATTTGGATCAACCTGTCTCTCGGTGGTGGAAAGGGTTACGAAAAGCCCTCTCTCCCTGCTCGGCGAAACCGGCTCTGATGGATATCTCAGGGATATCGCTACTTTCAATCCCACCTGGGAAAAATGCTCCCTGATTAACCAGCAGGATCCTAGAAATAAGCCGTGGCTACCTCATCTGGAAGGACTTTATGCGACTGTCTTTAAAGAAGGAATTGGTCTTCTAACCAATGATCCGGCTGCCCATCCCGACAGCAGGGGAGTGCCGCCCGGACATCCGGAGTTGAAGTGCTTCATGGCCGCACCATTGAAGCTCGGTGGAAATACAACCGGAATGATTTCGGTGGCCAACCGTGATGGAGGTTACACGGATGAAGACCTGGCCGCTCTTAAAACCCTTGCCCGCGTTATCAGCGAGTGCCTATCCCAGCGGCGTGCCCAGAAAGCCCTCATAGATCAGGAAATCCGCTACCGCAATCTTTTCATGAGTTCTCCCGACGCCATTTTCGTGAACCTGGAAGGTGAAATATCTCTGGTAAACGATGCCTGTATCAGAATGTTTGGGGCACGGACGGCCAAGGATCTACTCGGCAAATCCCCCTGCGACCTTTACCATCCCGACTATCATTTGTTGATAGGTGAGCGGATTATGAGAATATGGGAGCATCATGAATCACTCCCTCCCTATGAAGCAAAAATCATCCGCCTTGACGGCAGGCCGGTTGACGTGGAAGCCACCTCCGCCGGTTTTCTTTTTGGTGAATCAAGGGCCATACATGTAATATTGCGTGATATTACCAAGCGTAAACAGTCGGAGAAGGATCTGGAACGCTCCAACAAGGAACTCGAAGAATTTGCCTATGCCATCTCTCATGACCTTCAGGAGCCCATCCGCTCGATCATTGGCTTTCTCCAACTTTATATTGCAAAAAAGCAAACTGATAAGATTGACGATAAGGCTCTTATGTATCTCGACAGGGCGATAGCAGCCAGTCATCGTATGAAGAGCCTTATCGGCAACTTGCTGTCCCTCTCCCGGGTTTCCACCAATGGCTTCAAAGTTGCGCCGACGGAACTCAACCACGCAGTAGGCACTGTTCTTGAAAATCTCCATTCAACTCTCAAGGCGAGAAATGTGGCGGTAATCTGCCACGATCTGCCTGTCCTGACGGTCGATGCGAGTCTGATCCAGCGCCTTTTTCAGAACCTTATAGCGAATGCCATCAAATATAATACCAGTCATGCGCCTACGGTCAAAATCGGATGCCGCCCTTCCGCTGATGGTTATGAGTTTTTTGTAAAGGACAACGGCATAGGTATTGAGCAAAAATTTCAGGAACGGATTTTCAAACCTTTTCAGCGGCTGCATTCAGATCAGGAATACGAGGGTATGGGCATGGGACTGACCTTGTGCAAAAAAATCGTGCTACGCCACCACGGCAGGATCTGGGTGGACTCACAACCTGGAAAAGGCACAACCGTTTATTTCACATTATCCGCAAGTCTTGGAGGTCATGACTTTAGTTCGGGAGCAGCGCATTTGTAA
- a CDS encoding HU family DNA-binding protein, whose amino-acid sequence MNKGELIEKVAKNSGLSKTDAEKALKSILDAIAEAVGKGDKVTLIGFGTFSVSERAARDGRNPQTGETIQIPAKKIVKFKAGSKLIEAVE is encoded by the coding sequence ATGAACAAAGGCGAGCTAATAGAAAAAGTAGCAAAAAATTCCGGTTTAAGTAAAACAGATGCCGAGAAAGCACTGAAAAGTATCCTGGATGCTATCGCAGAGGCAGTCGGGAAGGGAGATAAGGTAACCCTTATCGGATTTGGCACATTTTCGGTAAGCGAACGGGCAGCTCGGGATGGTCGTAATCCTCAAACTGGAGAGACCATCCAGATCCCCGCCAAGAAGATTGTGAAATTCAAGGCTGGCAGCAAGTTGATTGAGGCGGTGGAATAA
- the panB gene encoding 3-methyl-2-oxobutanoate hydroxymethyltransferase has translation MPRKTIFDLYQMKKAGEKIAWLTSYDFPTAQFAQEAGMEMILVGDSLGMCVYGYNGTVPVTMDQCIAHCDAVRRGAPDCFVVGDMPFGSYQSSDEQAVDNAVRFLKGADVDAVKLEGGVRIASRIRAITDAGINVIGHIGLTPQSSGQLGGHKAQGRTAETAKLVVDDALAVQAAGAKMILVEAVPPEVQKYIWETLEIPVMSIGAGPHCDGQLLIVSDLIGQFQAFTPKFVKKYCNIAEVITKAMKEYVAEVKDCSFPDENKYCYKMIEGEQEKFLKSVKNPRK, from the coding sequence ATGCCTAGAAAAACTATTTTTGATCTGTACCAGATGAAAAAGGCGGGAGAAAAAATCGCCTGGTTGACCAGTTACGATTTTCCCACGGCGCAGTTCGCTCAGGAGGCCGGTATGGAAATGATCCTGGTCGGCGACAGCCTGGGAATGTGTGTCTATGGATACAACGGAACGGTGCCGGTGACCATGGATCAGTGTATCGCCCATTGTGATGCGGTACGGCGGGGAGCCCCGGACTGTTTTGTGGTCGGCGATATGCCTTTCGGCTCTTATCAGTCATCCGATGAACAGGCCGTCGACAATGCCGTACGTTTCCTCAAAGGAGCGGATGTCGATGCTGTCAAGCTGGAGGGCGGTGTTCGTATTGCCAGCCGCATCAGGGCTATCACCGATGCCGGCATCAATGTCATCGGCCATATTGGCCTGACTCCGCAAAGCTCCGGGCAACTCGGCGGTCACAAGGCCCAGGGGCGAACTGCTGAAACTGCAAAATTGGTGGTGGATGACGCCTTGGCTGTTCAGGCTGCGGGTGCAAAGATGATCCTGGTGGAGGCCGTTCCCCCGGAGGTTCAGAAATACATATGGGAGACCCTGGAGATTCCAGTCATGTCCATCGGTGCCGGTCCCCATTGTGACGGCCAACTGCTGATCGTCAGCGACCTGATCGGCCAGTTCCAGGCCTTCACACCAAAATTCGTCAAAAAATATTGCAACATAGCTGAAGTTATAACTAAGGCAATGAAAGAATATGTGGCGGAAGTAAAGGACTGTTCCTTCCCCGATGAAAACAAATACTGCTATAAAATGATCGAAGGAGAACAGGAGAAATTCCTTAAATCTGTGAAGAATCCCCGGAAGTGA
- a CDS encoding lactate racemase domain-containing protein, protein MKYPAFSLVKQHFTTTPIDDVAAAVRTELHNLRLSDRIFPGHTVAITVGSRGIANIKIVLSTLVEELKGIGAKPFLVPSMGSHGGATADGQVKLLAGYGITEENIGAPVISDMAVIELGRSELGLPVYLDKMAYSAEHIIVMNRVKPHTDFEAPVESGIIKMMTIGLGKQKGAEQYHNAVLEHGYYKILMAHARIIMKKAPVTMGIGLVENQLDQTQIIKAVWAEDIEETEVALQQISKTLLPRIPFKEIDLLIVDEMGKDISGTCMDQNVIARTVIRVGTAPREPKIRRIFVRDLTEKSQGMATGIGNADFTTTRLVSKIDRNATYINCLSACEPEMAAIPPYYDSDREILDQALKTIGLIEPEEARVVHIRNTLDLSYMWISEALLAEARTVKALEILSDTQPLQLSGEGNIIAKWPA, encoded by the coding sequence ATGAAATATCCCGCATTTTCGTTGGTTAAACAACACTTCACCACTACCCCAATTGACGATGTGGCCGCGGCCGTCCGAACCGAGCTGCACAATCTTCGGCTCTCCGACAGAATATTTCCCGGACACACCGTTGCCATAACTGTCGGCAGCCGGGGGATCGCCAATATTAAAATCGTTCTGTCAACTCTGGTCGAAGAACTGAAAGGGATAGGCGCTAAGCCTTTTCTTGTGCCATCCATGGGATCCCATGGTGGAGCAACGGCCGATGGGCAGGTGAAACTGCTGGCGGGTTACGGCATCACCGAAGAAAATATAGGCGCACCGGTTATATCGGATATGGCTGTGATCGAGTTGGGCAGATCTGAGCTTGGTCTGCCGGTCTATCTCGATAAAATGGCATATTCGGCCGAGCATATCATCGTCATGAACAGAGTCAAACCGCATACCGATTTTGAAGCACCGGTGGAAAGCGGCATTATCAAGATGATGACCATTGGTCTCGGCAAGCAGAAGGGTGCTGAGCAGTATCATAATGCTGTCCTGGAACATGGTTACTACAAGATCCTGATGGCCCATGCCAGGATCATCATGAAAAAGGCACCTGTTACCATGGGTATCGGCCTGGTAGAAAACCAGCTTGATCAGACACAAATCATCAAAGCTGTATGGGCGGAAGATATTGAAGAGACGGAAGTCGCCCTCCAGCAAATATCCAAGACCCTGCTCCCCAGGATTCCCTTCAAGGAAATAGACCTTTTGATAGTAGACGAGATGGGCAAGGATATCAGCGGAACCTGCATGGACCAGAACGTCATTGCCCGCACGGTGATACGAGTGGGCACGGCACCCCGGGAGCCGAAGATCAGGAGAATATTCGTCAGAGATCTAACCGAGAAAAGCCAGGGTATGGCCACGGGAATCGGCAACGCCGATTTCACCACCACCAGGCTTGTCTCCAAAATAGATCGAAACGCCACGTATATCAACTGTCTCTCGGCCTGTGAGCCGGAAATGGCTGCAATCCCGCCTTACTACGATAGCGACAGGGAGATTCTTGACCAGGCCCTGAAGACCATTGGTTTGATTGAGCCGGAGGAGGCCAGGGTAGTCCATATACGCAACACCCTCGATTTGTCCTATATGTGGATTTCAGAAGCCCTGCTTGCTGAGGCAAGAACGGTTAAGGCGTTGGAAATACTAAGCGATACGCAACCGCTGCAGCTCTCCGGGGAAGGCAATATCATCGCAAAGTGGCCGGCATAA
- a CDS encoding (Fe-S)-binding protein: MAREYGKTELLEKILQCNRCGTCQDVCPTYMITGNENDVARSRLRLIRLVAEGKYAWGEEAELSASIRSCLLCKACVSNCPSNVPTDEIMMHARNEINKASGMPLFNRLAYRGVFSHSDRLSILAKLLRMYQRSFASSLVRKSGFLNLLKNYGKAEELLPPIPARSLKARLPELLPNGLDSKHRIVYFSGCAINAFYGRFGMATIEVLRHNRCHVDVPSVVCCGGPHLSGGDFAEARRLARINIDTILALEPDAIVTDCATCSGIMKEYDKLFEDDPAYLEKSKIFAEKIKDINEFLGSIDLRPAEHGVRGTATIHNPCHLREPHLAKPPRQLLRQIPELTFVAMDDADMCCGGAGSYGALHPDTSRTILEKKMHGFVASEADYLVTSCPACAMQLEFGLRRHNLKGTVVHPVELLAKAYNFKRSAEK; this comes from the coding sequence TTGGCTAGAGAATACGGTAAGACAGAACTGCTGGAAAAAATACTGCAGTGCAATCGCTGCGGAACCTGTCAGGATGTCTGCCCCACATACATGATTACCGGAAACGAGAACGATGTCGCCAGGAGCCGATTACGTCTGATCCGTTTGGTTGCGGAAGGGAAATATGCCTGGGGAGAAGAAGCCGAACTTTCCGCCAGTATCAGGAGCTGCCTGCTCTGCAAGGCCTGCGTGAGCAACTGTCCCTCCAATGTACCGACGGATGAGATCATGATGCATGCCCGCAACGAGATCAACAAGGCCTCCGGCATGCCGCTTTTCAATCGCCTTGCCTATCGCGGTGTCTTCTCCCACAGCGACCGCTTGAGTATTCTTGCCAAGCTCCTGCGCATGTACCAGCGCAGCTTTGCCAGCAGTCTGGTCAGGAAAAGCGGCTTTCTCAATCTCTTGAAAAACTATGGTAAGGCCGAAGAGTTGCTGCCGCCCATTCCGGCCAGGTCACTGAAGGCGAGACTGCCGGAATTGCTCCCCAATGGGCTTGATTCCAAACACCGTATCGTCTATTTCAGCGGATGTGCCATCAATGCCTTCTATGGTCGCTTTGGCATGGCCACCATCGAGGTGTTGCGCCACAACAGGTGTCATGTAGATGTTCCTTCTGTGGTCTGCTGCGGCGGCCCCCATCTGAGCGGCGGTGATTTTGCCGAAGCAAGACGCCTTGCCCGGATCAATATTGACACCATCCTGGCCCTGGAGCCGGATGCGATTGTCACGGACTGTGCAACCTGCAGCGGCATCATGAAAGAATACGACAAACTCTTTGAAGACGACCCTGCCTATCTCGAAAAATCAAAAATATTTGCGGAAAAGATCAAGGACATCAATGAGTTCCTGGGCAGCATCGATCTTCGACCGGCAGAGCACGGCGTGCGGGGAACTGCGACCATCCACAATCCCTGCCACTTGAGAGAACCGCATCTCGCCAAGCCTCCCCGCCAACTTCTCCGGCAGATACCCGAGCTGACTTTCGTCGCGATGGATGATGCCGACATGTGCTGCGGCGGTGCAGGATCGTATGGCGCATTGCATCCGGATACATCAAGAACAATTCTCGAAAAAAAGATGCACGGATTTGTCGCAAGCGAGGCTGATTATCTGGTGACTTCCTGCCCGGCCTGTGCCATGCAGCTCGAATTCGGCCTGCGCAGACATAACCTCAAAGGCACCGTTGTTCACCCGGTTGAGCTTCTGGCCAAGGCCTATAATTTTAAAAGATCCGCTGAGAAATGA
- a CDS encoding FAD-binding oxidoreductase gives MAAKTNIGTSEIVDNLSRICGLSHVSTEEEIFFAMGFCQSAKPEVIVYPGSPEEIQEIIRFAVDSGTAVIPVGGGTLLGQVLTPSQQGIGICLSRLNRIEEFEPDNLSIICEAGTLHEAINSLVSSRNLQLPVLPDFDRATIGGGVATNFSSWKRYRFGAVGDYVLGLTFISPTGEVVRTGGKTVKNVSGYDFTKLLGSSWGTMGIISSVTLKLMPLPEQEIVLVRHFDRAEDALAESVKIMSVRPALSSCNLFVQKKDKDAESRTTLSLSLEGSREFLESQLKVLQLTPEWDVANDAATLAAARESHLISRRIMKDGFFHTAIIDKRELQRAISAIRFLEKRHCLFDFDISAGVLEFSAPGYPRNPAEEFVEEWRNSTRDLQSLVRDALLPDELNPLLGRILPTIDPQRIMFRNNIFSRRYNLG, from the coding sequence ATGGCAGCTAAGACAAACATCGGCACAAGTGAAATCGTCGACAACCTCAGCAGGATATGCGGGCTTTCGCACGTTTCCACTGAGGAAGAGATCTTTTTTGCCATGGGTTTCTGCCAATCAGCCAAACCCGAGGTAATCGTCTATCCGGGTTCACCTGAAGAAATTCAGGAAATCATCCGCTTTGCTGTTGACTCCGGCACGGCAGTGATCCCGGTTGGTGGAGGAACCCTGCTCGGCCAGGTACTGACGCCATCGCAACAGGGCATCGGCATCTGCCTAAGCAGGCTCAACCGCATTGAGGAATTTGAACCTGATAATCTTTCGATAATATGTGAAGCCGGAACCTTACATGAAGCCATCAACAGTCTTGTTTCATCCAGGAACCTGCAGCTGCCGGTTTTGCCCGATTTTGACAGAGCGACAATCGGTGGTGGTGTGGCCACCAATTTTTCTTCATGGAAACGCTACCGCTTCGGTGCTGTCGGCGATTATGTCCTCGGTCTCACCTTTATTTCTCCAACCGGAGAGGTGGTCCGCACCGGTGGCAAGACTGTCAAAAATGTCAGCGGCTACGATTTCACAAAACTTCTGGGAAGTTCATGGGGGACCATGGGCATCATCTCCTCCGTTACTCTGAAGCTGATGCCGCTTCCCGAACAGGAAATCGTGCTGGTCCGCCATTTTGACCGGGCAGAAGACGCACTCGCAGAAAGTGTTAAGATCATGTCAGTCAGGCCGGCCCTCTCCTCCTGTAATCTCTTTGTGCAGAAAAAGGATAAGGATGCAGAATCACGCACCACCTTGTCACTGTCCCTGGAAGGCAGCAGGGAATTTCTGGAGTCCCAGCTCAAGGTGCTGCAGTTGACACCGGAGTGGGACGTAGCCAATGATGCCGCCACCCTTGCAGCTGCCCGGGAATCGCACCTGATCTCGCGGAGGATAATGAAGGATGGCTTCTTTCATACCGCAATCATAGATAAACGGGAGCTCCAGCGCGCCATAAGTGCCATTCGGTTTCTTGAAAAACGACACTGTCTGTTCGACTTTGACATCAGCGCCGGAGTACTCGAGTTTTCAGCACCGGGATATCCGCGAAACCCTGCTGAGGAATTTGTCGAAGAGTGGCGCAACAGCACCAGGGATCTGCAGAGCCTGGTCCGGGACGCACTCCTGCCAGATGAACTCAACCCGCTCCTCGGCAGAATATTGCCCACCATTGACCCACAGCGGATAATGTTCAGGAACAATATTTTTTCAAGGAGATACAATCTTGGCTAG
- a CDS encoding FAD-binding oxidoreductase: MVTREIQQQLCEIFGPDNVLTSKISMEAYGYDSSPFYGTPDAVVFAETVADVSRLMNLADREKLNVIARGAGTNLSGGCVPTDGGIVLALSRFNKILEIDPVNETALVEPGVANMALQKAAAPHGLMYAPDPASLRVATIGGNVAEGAGGMRGVKYGVARDHLLGLEVVLADGEIVQLGSGGKYSPGVNSTGIFCGSEGTFGIITKIRVKLVGLSRYVRTMTAVFDNLQNAGKTVSNIISRGIVPVTLEIMDRTMVRAVDDFLQLGLPRDAEALLLIEIDGCEEELDRQANEIVTISQESGATQVILATSEEQRQDLWKARRSGNGALGRIKPAYMVQDVTVPRHKVPWMLTFVADIARKYDITIAQLAHAGDGNLHPHLLYDPFNKEEHARVEKAALDIFKAALDCGGTLTGEHGIGIEKKQYMSMAFSPEDMNFMKDIKKALDPNLILNSGKVLDIPRCQYGS, translated from the coding sequence AGCATGGAGGCATATGGTTATGATTCTTCCCCCTTCTATGGGACACCGGATGCGGTTGTCTTTGCCGAAACTGTTGCGGATGTTTCAAGATTGATGAATCTGGCCGACAGGGAAAAGCTGAATGTCATCGCCCGCGGGGCCGGCACCAATCTCAGCGGAGGGTGTGTTCCGACTGACGGAGGTATAGTTCTCGCGTTAAGCAGGTTTAACAAAATCCTTGAAATCGACCCCGTCAATGAGACGGCACTGGTCGAGCCAGGCGTAGCCAATATGGCCCTTCAGAAAGCTGCGGCCCCCCATGGCTTGATGTATGCCCCCGATCCGGCCAGCCTTAGGGTTGCCACCATCGGCGGTAATGTCGCTGAAGGCGCCGGCGGCATGCGCGGAGTAAAATACGGAGTCGCCCGGGACCATTTACTGGGCCTTGAAGTTGTTCTCGCAGATGGAGAAATAGTCCAGCTGGGAAGCGGTGGAAAATATTCACCGGGAGTTAACAGTACCGGGATCTTCTGCGGCTCGGAAGGCACCTTCGGCATTATCACTAAAATTCGGGTGAAGCTGGTCGGTCTCTCCCGCTATGTTCGGACGATGACAGCGGTTTTCGACAATCTGCAGAACGCCGGCAAGACGGTATCCAATATCATCAGCCGGGGCATTGTCCCGGTAACCCTGGAGATCATGGACCGCACCATGGTACGTGCGGTGGACGATTTTCTGCAGCTGGGACTGCCGCGCGACGCCGAGGCCCTTTTGCTGATCGAGATCGATGGCTGTGAGGAAGAGCTTGACCGTCAGGCCAACGAGATTGTCACCATCTCCCAAGAGAGTGGGGCGACGCAGGTTATTCTGGCGACATCGGAAGAGCAGCGCCAGGATCTCTGGAAGGCACGACGCTCCGGCAACGGCGCCTTGGGCAGGATAAAGCCGGCCTATATGGTTCAGGATGTAACGGTCCCGAGACACAAGGTTCCCTGGATGCTCACCTTCGTAGCAGATATCGCCAGAAAATACGATATAACCATCGCCCAGCTGGCCCACGCCGGCGACGGCAATCTTCATCCTCATCTGCTTTACGATCCTTTCAATAAAGAAGAGCACGCCCGCGTCGAAAAAGCCGCCCTGGATATTTTCAAGGCCGCACTGGATTGCGGCGGGACGCTCACCGGTGAACACGGCATTGGGATAGAAAAGAAACAGTACATGTCCATGGCCTTTTCCCCTGAAGATATGAACTTCATGAAGGATATCAAGAAGGCGCTTGATCCCAATCTCATTCTCAACAGTGGCAAGGTTCTGGACATACCGAGGTGTCAATATGGCAGCTAA